The following coding sequences are from one Methanobacterium sp. window:
- a CDS encoding (5-formylfuran-3-yl)methyl phosphate synthase, translating to MLLLISPINTQEAREAINGGADIIDVKNPKEGSLGANFPWVIKNIREITPKNMQVSATLGDVPYKPGTVSLAAAGAVVSGADYIKVGLYGTKNYSEALEVMENVVKTANLYNSDAIVVASGYADAHRVGAIDPMEIPKVAADSGSDLAMVDTAVKDGKTLFDYMDQDAISQFTGQAHDYGLKSALAGSVTQEQLPLLAELGCDVAGIRGAACIGGDRNSGSIHHEAVARLKQMVESF from the coding sequence TTGCTTCTTTTGATCAGTCCCATAAACACCCAAGAAGCACGAGAAGCCATCAATGGCGGTGCAGATATAATTGACGTTAAAAATCCTAAAGAAGGATCTCTAGGGGCTAATTTCCCCTGGGTAATTAAAAATATCCGGGAAATAACTCCCAAAAATATGCAAGTCAGTGCAACTTTAGGGGATGTACCGTATAAACCTGGAACAGTATCCCTGGCAGCTGCCGGTGCAGTAGTTTCCGGTGCCGATTACATCAAAGTAGGATTATACGGCACTAAAAACTATTCTGAGGCGTTGGAAGTTATGGAAAATGTAGTTAAAACTGCTAATTTGTATAATTCAGATGCTATAGTAGTAGCATCTGGTTATGCTGATGCACATCGAGTGGGAGCCATTGATCCCATGGAAATTCCAAAAGTAGCAGCAGACAGTGGTTCGGATCTGGCAATGGTAGACACCGCTGTTAAGGATGGTAAAACATTATTTGACTACATGGATCAAGACGCCATTTCCCAGTTTACAGGACAAGCCCATGACTATGGTCTTAAATCAGCACTAGCTGGATCTGTAACCCAAGAACAACTACCTCTCCTGGCAGAGTTAGGATGTGATGTTGCTGGAATCAGGGGAGCAGCATGTATAGGTGGAGATCGTAATTCAGGAAGCATCCATCATGAGGCTGTGGCCCGACTAAAGCAGATGGTGGAAAGCTTTTAA
- a CDS encoding lactate utilization protein: protein MNDSSLKIMNKSFNILDKRRAALLQDERTINLKERVKKIRSNAVDHLSALLEKAQDNLQNNGIEVIMAKDANEARQAIYQLVKDEDTIAKSKSNTAGEIKLTEYLESKDVKVLETDLGDRIVQFDESHPTHPIGPACHLNMEKIAEIVSNNLQKDVEAEPRAILDSVKKDIIEKISNIKVGITGANAVAAEDGSLLMVHNEGNISLITMMDTHIILAGIDKIVPTLEDAVSVVKLETIYATGKTVPAYMNVVSSPSKTADIEQILLKDMYGAKRVILILLDNGRTKTLQESKECLWCIGCGACIVNCPVYTTLGPEFGYLRHLGGRGIVLSHYIDNDKVCFDSGLYKCTLCGQCTNECPVEIPTNKILENLRGKSVKKGLYPQKHLKIKNNIKKTRSPFEKEPKIKK, encoded by the coding sequence ATGAATGACTCATCCCTCAAAATAATGAATAAATCCTTCAATATTTTAGACAAAAGAAGAGCTGCCCTCCTTCAAGATGAACGCACCATCAATTTAAAAGAAAGGGTTAAAAAGATCAGATCAAATGCAGTGGATCACCTATCTGCCTTACTGGAAAAGGCTCAGGATAACCTTCAAAATAATGGGATTGAAGTTATCATGGCCAAAGATGCCAATGAAGCTAGACAAGCAATTTACCAGTTGGTAAAAGATGAGGATACCATAGCAAAATCAAAGTCTAACACTGCTGGAGAAATCAAACTCACCGAATACTTGGAATCAAAGGATGTGAAAGTTCTGGAAACAGATCTTGGTGATCGAATTGTTCAGTTTGATGAAAGCCACCCCACCCATCCAATTGGTCCTGCTTGCCATCTGAACATGGAAAAGATAGCTGAAATAGTCTCCAATAATCTCCAGAAAGATGTTGAAGCAGAACCTAGGGCTATTCTAGATTCTGTTAAAAAGGATATAATAGAAAAAATCTCCAACATAAAAGTAGGCATCACTGGTGCCAATGCAGTGGCTGCAGAAGATGGATCTCTTCTAATGGTTCATAATGAAGGAAACATCAGCCTTATCACCATGATGGACACCCATATCATATTAGCAGGCATAGATAAAATAGTTCCAACACTGGAAGATGCAGTGTCAGTGGTTAAGCTGGAAACCATCTACGCCACAGGAAAAACAGTCCCCGCATACATGAATGTTGTATCCTCCCCATCAAAGACCGCTGATATTGAACAGATATTATTGAAGGATATGTATGGCGCTAAACGGGTGATACTGATACTCCTAGATAACGGAAGAACTAAAACTCTTCAAGAAAGTAAGGAGTGCTTATGGTGCATTGGATGCGGAGCCTGTATTGTAAACTGCCCAGTATACACCACACTTGGACCTGAATTCGGATATCTACGTCACTTAGGTGGTAGAGGTATTGTTTTAAGTCATTACATTGATAATGACAAAGTATGCTTTGACTCGGGCTTGTATAAATGCACTTTATGTGGCCAGTGCACCAATGAATGTCCAGTGGAAATTCCCACCAACAAAATCTTAGAAAATTTACGAGGAAAATCTGTTAAAAAAGGATTATATCCTCAGAAACATTTAAAAATAAAAAACAATATTAAAAAAACTAGATCTCCATTTGAAAAAGAACCTAAAATAAAAAAATAA
- a CDS encoding (Fe-S)-binding protein, with the protein MIYFRGCLSREKLKEIPQATQKLLEIANINYEVLEKEGCCGSVLLRTGFVEDALEVMQETYQDVKGEKILVSCAGCYLTFKEDYPELLGKKVDVIHTSHLFLDLLKEGKIKASWKTTPVTYHDPCHLGRHMGEYETPRQVIQSYAKILEMESNRENSRCCGAGGGVRSAFPDLSGEIARMRLDDAVKTGSRQLVTCCPFCIHNLKTAQESFGIMDDLHYDDIDILDLSQFLLLDLVKRPNHE; encoded by the coding sequence ATGATTTACTTTAGAGGTTGTCTTTCACGGGAAAAGTTAAAAGAAATCCCCCAAGCCACCCAGAAATTGTTAGAAATTGCCAATATTAATTACGAAGTCTTGGAAAAAGAAGGATGCTGTGGTTCTGTGCTTCTTCGCACTGGTTTTGTGGAGGATGCCCTAGAAGTTATGCAAGAAACTTATCAAGATGTTAAAGGAGAAAAAATCCTAGTTTCATGTGCTGGATGTTACTTGACATTTAAAGAAGATTACCCTGAACTTTTAGGTAAAAAGGTTGATGTTATCCATACTTCACATTTGTTCTTGGATTTATTAAAAGAAGGGAAGATCAAAGCTTCTTGGAAAACTACTCCAGTGACTTATCATGATCCCTGCCATTTGGGGCGTCATATGGGAGAGTATGAAACTCCGCGTCAAGTTATCCAATCTTATGCAAAAATATTGGAAATGGAAAGTAATCGGGAAAATTCCAGGTGTTGTGGGGCTGGGGGTGGTGTTAGATCTGCATTTCCTGATTTGTCTGGTGAAATTGCCAGGATGAGGTTGGATGATGCAGTGAAGACCGGTTCCAGACAACTGGTGACTTGCTGTCCATTCTGTATTCATAATCTAAAAACTGCCCAGGAAAGTTTTGGGATAATGGATGATCTGCATTATGATGATATTGACATCCTAGATTTATCCCAATTTTTGCTTTTGGATTTAGTAAAGAGGCCGAACCATGAATGA
- a CDS encoding glycosyltransferase yields the protein MSLIDIIVGVKNEEKHIKRCINSLQNQSIFDINIIVVDGGSDDRTPGIVRKIQKKDNRVQLLQNPAEIISSGRNIGLNVSKAEYVAYLDGHCYVDEDWLKILYKTFLYCQEKYNLAGVGSTYSSPPDDSSFGKSVAYTLQTFFGGFGTAFTASENIVKVDTVAFALYKKSILEEEHIIYDENMTQCEDTDFNHQLIKKDYILLKHPQAIVYQYRRKNLLEFSKQMIDYGKGRSKLAKKYKETLSPHHLIPVALFFYLLLMAVTLILFSFNKINYDTIILISIPFFIYVILDLFYAFTIIIRQQSLKHIYTIFIFPAIHIGYGVGFLKGLIMD from the coding sequence ATGAGTCTTATAGATATTATTGTAGGGGTAAAAAACGAAGAAAAACACATTAAAAGATGTATTAATAGTTTACAAAATCAATCCATCTTTGACATTAATATCATAGTTGTTGACGGGGGTTCCGATGACCGAACACCAGGAATTGTAAGAAAAATCCAAAAAAAAGATAACCGAGTCCAACTCCTCCAAAACCCCGCTGAAATAATAAGTTCTGGGCGGAACATTGGTTTAAATGTTTCTAAAGCAGAATATGTGGCCTACCTGGATGGGCATTGCTATGTTGATGAAGATTGGCTGAAAATCTTATATAAAACATTCTTATACTGTCAAGAAAAGTATAATCTTGCTGGTGTTGGTTCAACCTACTCCTCACCACCTGATGATTCATCCTTTGGAAAATCTGTTGCTTACACTTTACAAACCTTCTTCGGAGGCTTTGGCACCGCTTTTACTGCTAGTGAAAATATTGTTAAAGTAGACACAGTTGCCTTTGCACTGTACAAAAAATCCATCCTGGAAGAAGAACACATCATCTATGATGAAAACATGACCCAGTGTGAAGACACTGATTTCAACCACCAACTCATAAAAAAGGACTACATTCTCTTGAAACATCCTCAAGCCATAGTATATCAGTACCGGAGAAAAAATCTCCTAGAATTTTCCAAACAAATGATTGATTATGGAAAAGGACGTTCCAAGCTTGCAAAAAAGTATAAAGAAACATTAAGCCCACATCATTTAATCCCAGTGGCACTATTTTTTTATTTACTCTTAATGGCAGTAACTTTAATCTTATTCTCATTTAACAAGATTAACTATGACACGATAATTTTAATATCCATACCCTTTTTCATTTATGTAATTCTTGATTTATTCTATGCATTTACTATCATTATTAGGCAGCAAAGTTTGAAACACATCTACACTATTTTCATATTCCCTGCAATTCATATTGGATATGGTGTTGGATTTTTAAAAGGTTTAATAATGGATTAA